TCTAATGGGTGATTTCAGTTCCGGAATTCTTTTTCTGAGTAATATTTCTAATATAACAATACAGAACTTAAAAATAACAAGTGGGGATTACGGACTTGGCGGAGGGATATATTGTAACGCTTCCAGTCCTACAATTATAAATGTAATAATAAGTAACTGTCATTCATTACAAGGTGGAGCGATAAATTCTTCTTTCGGCGCCTATCCTACATTAATAAATGTCTTGCTTTATAATAATATAGCTGATGATTGGGGAGGAGCTCTTTATGGTTATCATGCAAGTTATAATTTGGTAAATGTCACAATTGCATATAACAAATCTAAGGACCTGGGTGGTGGAATCTACTGTCAGGCGACTTCTATAAAAGCTGTAAATTCAATAATGTGGAACAATACACCTCAACAGATTTTTTTTTATGACCTCGACTCACCAAATTCAGTTAATATTTCGTACTCTGATATTCAGGACGGTAGAAACGGAATATGGGATAATGCAAACGGTAATGTTGTACTTCAACAAGGAACCAACATAACGAGAGATCCTCTATTTATCGATGCACAAAATGGGAATTTTCATCTAAATGATAATAGCTATTGTATTGGAACAGGCATTAATAATGAAGATGCGCCGCGAGAGGATATTGAAGGAAACGCCAGACAAGTTAATCCCAATTCTAGTGTAGATTTGGGTGCGTATGAAAATTCTTTAGACATTCCGTTGTCAGGCTTGTTAATTGCAGACTTTACATCATACGTAAGAGAAGGATATCCGCCGTTAGAAATTCATTTTATAAATCTTTCACGTTCAATTAACAAAGATATTGTGTGGGAATGGGACTTTAATAATGACGGGCAACCAGATTCATATGAGAAAGAACCTACCTGGATATTTGAAGAACCCGGATTTTATAATGTTACTTTAAAAACTTCCGATAACTCAATATCCGATTCCCTCACTATTAAAGACTTTATTACAATATATAAAAAAGGAATTACTTGGATTTCTCCTACGGGTTCCGACTCTAGAAACGGAACACTGGAAAATCCTTTTTTATCTATACAAAGAGGAATAAATCTCTCTGCTATTAATGATACAATCCTATTAGAACCGGGAGTTTATAATGAAAATATTGATTATAAAGGAAAAAATATAACTATTGGCTCTAGATTTTTATTAACAAATGATACTTCTTTTATTTCGTCGACAAGAATTAGAGGTAACCCGGGATATAATGTTGTCAAATTTTTAAACAATGAGAATAATAATGCAGTACTTACCGGATTGACAGTAGAAAACGGAAGAGATGTTCAGGAGGGTGGAGGGATATATTGCAGGGGCTCTCAACCGACCTTAAGAAATTTAAAAATTATAAATAATTCTTCCGTTGGATTTGGAGGAGGATTAGCATGCCGGGATAATGCAAGCCCTATATTACTCGATATAACCATTAAAAATAATACTTCAAGCATGGGTGGCGGAATAAGCTGTATTGGAAATTCTAATCCGAGAATAGAAAGAGTTTTACTTTTTAAAAATACTGCTATATGGCAAGGTAATGCACTAAATATGCTTTCAAGTAGCGATCCTGAAATAATTAATTGTACAATTAGTCAAAACCTGGGCAGTCCAACCGGCGCTTATATTGAACATTCATCACCATTATTTCTTAATAGTATTTTATGGGGTAACGGTTTCTCAGAAATTAAACTTTTCGGTGCAGAAATAAATATCGCTTACTCTGATATAAAGGGAGGTAAAAATAACATAGTTTATGAGAGCGGTTACACTATCAACTGGTTGCAGAACAATATAAATATGGATCCTAAATTCGAAGATATTACCAGAGATAATTTTAAACTTAAGCAAAGCAGCTCTTGCATAGACGCAGGTACAGATTTTTTTCTTTGGCAGAATGAAGCGGTACTTAATCTTTTTCATGAATATTATACCGGGTTAAAACCTGATATGGGAATATTTGAAAATCAATACGTTACAGACATATTCGAAGAAAAGATATTACCGCAAGTATTTAATCTTCGCCAGAACTTTCCGAATCCATTTAATCCAAGCACCTATATAAGTTATTCAATTCCTAACAATTGTTTTGTAATGATAAAAATATACGATGCACTGGGAAGAGAGTTAGAAACTTTAGTTAATGAAGGAAAAAAAGCTGGAGATTATGAGATTAAATTTGATGGAAGTAGACTTACTAGCGGAATTTATTTTTATCGTCTACAAGCTGGTTCATTCACAGAAACAAAGAAACTGGTTCTGCTGAAGTGAGACAAATGCAATAGGGTAGTTGTGAAAGCCGATTCATTTCTGGATCGGCTTTTTGTTTTGTTGGAAGCGTATGTTCTTATTTGAGTTTACTGAGATTGAATTGAAATTTCTTCCCTGCGTAATCCTTCCGTTGTTGCACGAACTTTTATCGCTCCTCTTTTTCCATATAGAGAACGTATGATGAACATACATTGCCCCTGGAATGCCTTATAGCGATCCGATTGAAACGAATCGTCTCTTCTGGATGTCGCGCTCCCGACTTTGTCAGGGCGCGTGGATTGAAACAATACACTACAGAGTTTGGTTGATTTCCTTCCCCTTCTGTAAAACAAAATCGCCCAACGTACATTGGGCGATTTTGTTTACATACAATTTATAGCAACATTTATCAATGTCGCTCATGAAATCATCCTCAACGATTCACTGCTTCCTTGAGCAACCATTTCCTCCAATTCAAAGACCATTCGTCTAAATTCTCTTTCGTGACCCGTGTCAGTGGGGCAGAAATGGATTCTTCAGCTGGAGCTTTATTCATTAGCACCTTGTCAAGTAAAAGCTCAACAGACTTATATCCCCAAGAAAAACAGTCCTGTGCAATAAGAACTTGCGCATGTCCGCTCCTGATGTATTCTAATTCAACAGGGAGCGCATCGGCAGCAACAATCTTGGCATGCCCCGGTTCCCATTTTATTCCATTTTTCATAAAGAGCGGCCAAGCACCGATAAACGCCCAACCTCCAATTTGAGGATATTCTTTTTGCGCTCTTGCAACCACCTCAGATGCTCTCGCAGGAATTTCATCATGATAAAAGACTCCATTTGGCAGGAGTTTCATAGATGGATATTTTTTAAGTTCTTCAGTGACAGCTTTAACGCGTTGCTGAAGGTTTTGTGCATTCTTATTACCGGCGAGAATTGCTATGACACCCTTTTCATTCATTTCTTGAGCAAGCTCTTTCATGATTACACGTCCGAGTTCAGCATTATCGGAAGCATAATATGCAAAACGTTTGCTCTTTGGTGCATCGGCATCAAAGCAAACTACCTGTGTACCGAGATCTACCGCTTTGTTGATTGGAGAAGTTATTGTATTCGCATCGCTGGGTGCAATGGCAATTCCAGCTGCACCAGATTGACTAAGCCGTTCAATTGCCTGAATTTGTTCCTTTGGGTTCTCAGTTTGCGGTGTCTGCCAGTCGATAATAACCTGGACTCCATATTTAGCTCCAAGTTCTTTTGCAGCAACACGGGCTCCAGAATATGCGGCTGTAAACACATCATTCGACTTGCTTTTTCCTATAAATCCTATTGTGATGCTCTTCGCATTCTCTTTTTTGTTGTTTACTTGAGCTAGAATCAAACCAGAACTTATAAAAACTAGGCAACAGAGAAGAACTATTCTTTTTTTCATAGTATTTTTATCCTTTCGATTATTTTTTAAAAATGTACTGTTCATTTTCAAAGATTATTGCCCCTATTGAGTTTTGATTTGATAGTAATATATCCTTTTTTATTTTTCCGTCCAATTTCTATGAATAGCCGGTAATGAAGAACCTTCTTCAATAGCGTATTTCGAACGTGGCTTCAATTCAAATGATTTCTGTGGAGACACAGAAAATACCTCATGTTCCTTTTGTGCTGTTAACTTGAACTGACCGACGAGGTGTTGAAGAGCTTCCGTCAATCGATTCAGATCTTCGGCTGCGCGTGCTATTTGCTGGGTGCCTGAAGCTGTTTGTTGAGTAACCGTGGCAATAGCTTCCATGTTCTTACTGATTTGTTCGCTGGTGCTCGATTGCTCTTCGTTTGCAACCGCAATCTGAGTCACCATTTGTGTTACCTTTTGTGAGGTCTGCACGATCTCCTGCAGCGACGTTCCTGCCCGATCTGCTAACACAATCCCTGCATCTACCTGCTTTGTGGCATTCGCCATTGAGCTGACGGCACCATGACTATCTGCCTGAATTTGCTGAATCATGCCTGCAATTTGTTTTGTCGCTTTTGTGGTCTGTTCTGCTAATTTTCTCACTTCATCGGCAACCACTGCAAATCCACGACCTTGTTCACCAGCCCTCGCCGCTTCGATAGCCGCATTGAGAGCTAACAGATTTGTTTGGTCGGCAATATGCTCGATCACACCAATGATCTCACCAATTTCATCACTTGATTTACCAAGATTTTGAATTGTGCCTGCAGACTCTCGTACAACATTCGCGATCTGTTTCATTTCGATCACAGTGTCTGTAACGACCTTTCCACCTTGTTCTGCAGCGGTTTTGGCCTGTTCCGCAGTATGTGCAGTTTCCCCCGCATTCTCTGAATTCACGGCGATGGTTTTTGCCATTTGCTCAACCGCCCTTGCTATTTCCTCCGATTGTGTGGTCTGTTCTTGAGAACCCGCTGCCATCTCTTCCGTGCTTGAGCTTATCTCTGAACTTGCGCTTGCAACGGAAGCGGCTGTCTCTGACACTTTAATTAATGTTTCGCGGATAGATCCAACAAAACGATCGAAGGCATGTTGAAGCTGGCCCATTTCATCTTCCCGTATAGTGTTAAATTGCGTATTCAAATCTGCATTGTCGATACTTATCTGCACGGCTTTGATGTCTTTAACTAATACACGGGCAAAGAAAATAACATACCAAATTCCTAATATGAGAATTAATATATTGAATGCGGCAGATAATAATATTTGTCTATTCATGCTTTCCAAAACCGGTGCCATGGTAACACCAACAATCGTTGTACCTAACTTCCTGTTCTTATATTCGATTGGATGAATCGCCACAACAACGTCTCTTGCATCGTCAAATGTTTCACGCCGTATGAGTGTTGGCAAATCATATGTTAGCTTTCTTGGATTATGTTCAATAATTATTTTATTGGATTCGTCAAGGATCAATATAAAGGCGACAGCAGCATCTCCCTTCGCCCAGTCGAAAGATGTTTGAACAAGATCGAAGTTGCCGTCATTCAAACCTGCTCCAACCGAGAAGGAGAGCGTTTCTGAAAGCAACCGTGCATTACGGTCAGATGCTTCACGTCCAGCCGACTGCTGGTTGATTGCAAAGTAAATGATTCCGAAAAGAGAGATCGCTAACAACGGAATGAGAAATCTCACAATCAATGTGGTTTGCAAAGATCTTTTAAATATGTCCATCATGATTTTGCTCCTTTATATCTGCGTGAGCGCATTATATTGCTATATTAAATATTAATTGGATTTTAGCTGTTTATAACGTTTTAATTTCCCTTTAATTGTATCGAGAAGCATGTCACCGGAAAAGGGTTTTGTTAGATAATCATCGGCTCCAAGACCCTTGCCGTATCTTATCATCCCCTCATCAATCATTCCACTTAGAAAAATGAATGGTACGCGACTGAGATGGGGCAACTGTCGGACTTTTTCATAGAACGAAAATCCTCCAATTGTTGAAGATTCAAGATTGATGTCAGAAACGATCAAATCAGGTATATCCTGCTGAAGACTGGCAAGTGCCTCATCAGACGTATTGAAAGCATGGACAGCAAAACCTCCTCCTTCAAGTACCCGTACGATCATTCCAAGCGTATTCTCCTCGTCATCAATAACATAGAGTGTTGGCTTATTCTGATGATGACCAAATTCTATGAGAACTTTTGCTTCGACTCTTGAATGTGCTTCTGGTGAAACATGATACTTTTGACGAAGTTCATTAATGACAGCCGAGCGCTCTTTCGCATTCATCCCAGAAGTCCAAACAAGCGTAAATGCATGTGCGTAGGATTCTTCCTTGGCTTCTAACTCGAGCTGTGTGTGTTCCTCCGTCGTAATACGGAGTGATGTTCGTAAATCCCTAAGCTGACTCTCTTCTTCTGGCGACATTGCGCCGTCTGCCCAAGCAAGCAGCAACACTCGTTTGTACATATCGTGGGCTTCGTTCGCTTTTGTCGCCTGCGTACTCTGTTGTGCATCTGCCTGAATAGGTTTTTGCTGTGGTACAGGCGATGGCTGCTGTGGCACGGGTTGTTGCCGCGGTATGGATCTTTGTTGCGGTATGGGTTGTTGCTGGGGTACATCATCAGTTTTTCTAGGCTGTTCTGGCGAAACAGGAGAGGTACGTTCAGGGACAATGGAAGTGGGGGTTGCGTTAGACGGTGCTTGTCCTCTAGCGGCACGTATCAAATCTTCCTGGTGTCGTTGCTCCGCCTCGAGCTTTTTCTGATGCCACTCCTCTAGTTGTCGTATCTGCGCTTCTTCCCTTTTTAACCGCTCTTCCTCTGCGCGCCGACGATCAGCATCGAGTTTTGATCGTGCTGCATCTTCCATCGCACCACGGTTGGATAATGCAGTTTTTTTCTTTGCTGCTTCCTCCTTCAGGAAGGCAATCCGTTCTTGGAATGCATAAATGTATGCATTAGTCGGATCAATCCTCTTTGCTTTTTCAAGATGCTCTTTTGCTTCGTCTAAATATCCTGCTTTAATGGCTTGGTCAACCACTTTTAAAATGTGGTTGGCTTCCATTCGAAGTTCTTCGGACGCATTCGGTGCTGTAGCCATCACTTGTTGGTCATTCACAATTTCTGTACAATATTATTGATGATACAATAAGTACTATGTCAATAATTTATGCATTCTCTCGTTGTGCAGCTTTTCTTCAGCACATTGTTCATCCCACTAACAACGTTCTTGGTACCACCATCGTCTTACGATCTCGCCGACATTCGTCGGTTCAGTCTTACGTTTCCATTTATCAAAAAACTGTATATCCGCGCTTGCTGGTTCCGGGTCTGGCGGGTCTATTTGAATACGCAGCGGCATAGGAACCGCATCACCGACAAATAATCCCTCTCCTTGACGAAGCGAGGGGAGCAGGCTTTCAAGACCGGGATATGTATCTGCAACGAGCCGGCACACATAATTCTGATCTACTGGATTTGTGAGACGCATGACGACAAAGTTGTTACATTGAGATAAAATCGTATCGGAAATATCAGAGGGTCTTTGGCTGACGATCATACAACTTACCCCGTATTTTCTCCCTTCTTTTGCTATACGTTCGACTGTGCGCCTTGCCGCTTGCGTTCCTTCTGTGGTAGTTGACAAATAATTATGTGCTTCTTCAAAGACCAAGAGAATCGGACATTCGCGGCGGC
The nucleotide sequence above comes from Ignavibacteriales bacterium. Encoded proteins:
- a CDS encoding T9SS type A sorting domain-containing protein, producing MNNILTTIFILIQCEVSFAQSQQTVLYVSPNGNDNDSGLTKNYPLKTISYALSKLNGNFNVTDTLNLLPGIYSKNTNGEKYELVLKSNLCLNGSGVNETILMGDFSSGILFLSNISNITIQNLKITSGDYGLGGGIYCNASSPTIINVIISNCHSLQGGAINSSFGAYPTLINVLLYNNIADDWGGALYGYHASYNLVNVTIAYNKSKDLGGGIYCQATSIKAVNSIMWNNTPQQIFFYDLDSPNSVNISYSDIQDGRNGIWDNANGNVVLQQGTNITRDPLFIDAQNGNFHLNDNSYCIGTGINNEDAPREDIEGNARQVNPNSSVDLGAYENSLDIPLSGLLIADFTSYVREGYPPLEIHFINLSRSINKDIVWEWDFNNDGQPDSYEKEPTWIFEEPGFYNVTLKTSDNSISDSLTIKDFITIYKKGITWISPTGSDSRNGTLENPFLSIQRGINLSAINDTILLEPGVYNENIDYKGKNITIGSRFLLTNDTSFISSTRIRGNPGYNVVKFLNNENNNAVLTGLTVENGRDVQEGGGIYCRGSQPTLRNLKIINNSSVGFGGGLACRDNASPILLDITIKNNTSSMGGGISCIGNSNPRIERVLLFKNTAIWQGNALNMLSSSDPEIINCTISQNLGSPTGAYIEHSSPLFLNSILWGNGFSEIKLFGAEINIAYSDIKGGKNNIVYESGYTINWLQNNINMDPKFEDITRDNFKLKQSSSCIDAGTDFFLWQNEAVLNLFHEYYTGLKPDMGIFENQYVTDIFEEKILPQVFNLRQNFPNPFNPSTYISYSIPNNCFVMIKIYDALGRELETLVNEGKKAGDYEIKFDGSRLTSGIYFYRLQAGSFTETKKLVLLK
- a CDS encoding substrate-binding domain-containing protein — protein: MKKRIVLLCCLVFISSGLILAQVNNKKENAKSITIGFIGKSKSNDVFTAAYSGARVAAKELGAKYGVQVIIDWQTPQTENPKEQIQAIERLSQSGAAGIAIAPSDANTITSPINKAVDLGTQVVCFDADAPKSKRFAYYASDNAELGRVIMKELAQEMNEKGVIAILAGNKNAQNLQQRVKAVTEELKKYPSMKLLPNGVFYHDEIPARASEVVARAQKEYPQIGGWAFIGAWPLFMKNGIKWEPGHAKIVAADALPVELEYIRSGHAQVLIAQDCFSWGYKSVELLLDKVLMNKAPAEESISAPLTRVTKENLDEWSLNWRKWLLKEAVNR
- a CDS encoding HAMP domain-containing methyl-accepting chemotaxis protein — protein: MMDIFKRSLQTTLIVRFLIPLLAISLFGIIYFAINQQSAGREASDRNARLLSETLSFSVGAGLNDGNFDLVQTSFDWAKGDAAVAFILILDESNKIIIEHNPRKLTYDLPTLIRRETFDDARDVVVAIHPIEYKNRKLGTTIVGVTMAPVLESMNRQILLSAAFNILILILGIWYVIFFARVLVKDIKAVQISIDNADLNTQFNTIREDEMGQLQHAFDRFVGSIRETLIKVSETAASVASASSEISSSTEEMAAGSQEQTTQSEEIARAVEQMAKTIAVNSENAGETAHTAEQAKTAAEQGGKVVTDTVIEMKQIANVVRESAGTIQNLGKSSDEIGEIIGVIEHIADQTNLLALNAAIEAARAGEQGRGFAVVADEVRKLAEQTTKATKQIAGMIQQIQADSHGAVSSMANATKQVDAGIVLADRAGTSLQEIVQTSQKVTQMVTQIAVANEEQSSTSEQISKNMEAIATVTQQTASGTQQIARAAEDLNRLTEALQHLVGQFKLTAQKEHEVFSVSPQKSFELKPRSKYAIEEGSSLPAIHRNWTEK
- a CDS encoding response regulator, giving the protein MNDQQVMATAPNASEELRMEANHILKVVDQAIKAGYLDEAKEHLEKAKRIDPTNAYIYAFQERIAFLKEEAAKKKTALSNRGAMEDAARSKLDADRRRAEEERLKREEAQIRQLEEWHQKKLEAEQRHQEDLIRAARGQAPSNATPTSIVPERTSPVSPEQPRKTDDVPQQQPIPQQRSIPRQQPVPQQPSPVPQQKPIQADAQQSTQATKANEAHDMYKRVLLLAWADGAMSPEEESQLRDLRTSLRITTEEHTQLELEAKEESYAHAFTLVWTSGMNAKERSAVINELRQKYHVSPEAHSRVEAKVLIEFGHHQNKPTLYVIDDEENTLGMIVRVLEGGGFAVHAFNTSDEALASLQQDIPDLIVSDINLESSTIGGFSFYEKVRQLPHLSRVPFIFLSGMIDEGMIRYGKGLGADDYLTKPFSGDMLLDTIKGKLKRYKQLKSN